A portion of the Sphaerochaeta pleomorpha str. Grapes genome contains these proteins:
- a CDS encoding carbohydrate ABC transporter permease: MQTRLSKTLRSVVLALILLFLLFPIYWMLVTAFKTNMEAYLYPPSFFPKNFVLTGFINLFTQNNEFFVYYGNNFLVSFACALITCAVAIFSGYSISRFKTKWNKIFIAILLSSQMFPIISRMISLYSMMSKMGIINTRSGLILAIVAAQIPFCSLLLSSFFANIPREIEEAATVDGASRTTILLKLITPLVAPGILAVGIYAFLMTWDDYLHAATLIQSDSLRTLSVGISLRYLGELSYDWSLINCISVIGTLPMVCVFFFFQKYMVKGLVAGAVKG; this comes from the coding sequence ATGCAAACAAGATTGTCAAAGACTCTGCGAAGTGTCGTTTTAGCCCTGATTCTCCTCTTCTTGTTATTCCCCATCTACTGGATGCTAGTGACCGCTTTCAAGACGAATATGGAGGCCTATCTCTATCCCCCGTCTTTTTTCCCGAAAAATTTCGTGCTGACAGGATTCATCAATCTTTTTACCCAGAACAATGAGTTTTTCGTCTATTATGGAAATAACTTTCTGGTCTCCTTTGCCTGCGCACTGATTACCTGTGCCGTAGCAATTTTCTCAGGGTATTCGATCTCCCGGTTCAAAACCAAATGGAATAAGATTTTCATAGCCATCCTGCTCTCCTCTCAGATGTTTCCGATTATTTCCAGGATGATTTCCCTCTATTCCATGATGAGCAAGATGGGGATTATCAACACTCGTTCAGGTCTTATCCTAGCAATAGTAGCTGCCCAGATTCCCTTTTGTAGCCTATTGCTTTCCAGTTTTTTTGCTAATATTCCCCGTGAGATAGAGGAAGCAGCAACGGTTGACGGTGCTTCGAGAACAACCATTCTTCTCAAGCTCATTACACCACTGGTGGCACCCGGAATCCTGGCAGTTGGTATCTATGCCTTTTTGATGACCTGGGATGATTACCTGCATGCTGCGACTTTGATACAGTCCGATTCACTCAGGACCCTTTCGGTGGGAATCAGTCTGCGCTACCTTGGTGAACTTTCTTATGACTGGTCTTTGATCAATTGTATTTCAGTTATTGGCACACTCCCTATGGTTTGTGTATTCTTTTTCTTCCAGAAGTATATGGTAAAAGGTCTGGTCGCAGGGGCTGTCAAAGGCTAG
- a CDS encoding sulfatase-like hydrolase/transferase, translating into MKPKRQVVFIMTDTTRWDMVGCYGYPDMKTPNIDRLASEGIRFDKVYSTQPVCEPARSAIFTGLYPHSNGGITNTVPLASGVKTIGEYLKPEGISSAYIGKWHLDGGDYFGNGICPQGYDSDYWYDMRCYLNELDAQDRYKSRQENASLEGSGIEEEFTFAHRVSDRAIDYIDKHSSEDLFLCVSYDEPHQPYLCPKRFADLYADYEFPKRPNYWDTLEGKPLLQRLWAGTHLQEDKDSLHIKPQLFLGCNSFADYEIGRVLDAVKEKLPDAMVVFTSDHGEALGAHSLSLKGPSVYEEISHIPLIIKGGAYALSPAGTNYAHVATHIDLVPTFLDYFQIPQPPVLSGVSMRAIIENPFGKPLHQTVFSEFHRYEIDHDGFGGLQFMRAAITDDYKMAIHLLDDTDELYDVKQDPYEMKNLIDEESYKQVRDELHREILQWMNDTRDPYRGYQWKCRPWNKKEVTPDWECDGYTRQRPSAPGELKQLDYDTGSEISENVRQKKKASNVVGTI; encoded by the coding sequence ATGAAACCGAAAAGACAAGTTGTTTTCATTATGACCGATACTACCCGCTGGGATATGGTCGGTTGTTACGGGTATCCCGATATGAAAACACCGAACATAGACCGGCTTGCGTCGGAAGGAATTCGTTTTGACAAGGTTTATTCCACCCAACCGGTATGTGAACCGGCCAGGAGTGCTATCTTTACTGGCCTCTATCCCCATTCCAATGGGGGTATAACCAATACCGTTCCCCTCGCAAGTGGGGTTAAAACTATCGGTGAATACCTGAAACCTGAGGGAATCTCTAGTGCTTATATCGGTAAGTGGCACCTCGATGGCGGGGACTATTTTGGCAATGGTATTTGCCCACAGGGGTATGACAGCGACTATTGGTATGATATGCGTTGCTATCTCAATGAACTGGATGCACAAGACCGGTACAAAAGCAGACAGGAAAACGCCTCATTGGAAGGATCCGGAATTGAAGAGGAATTTACTTTTGCCCATAGGGTCTCTGACCGTGCTATCGATTATATCGATAAGCATAGCAGTGAGGATCTGTTCCTCTGTGTCAGCTATGACGAACCCCATCAGCCCTACCTTTGTCCTAAACGGTTTGCTGATCTCTATGCTGATTATGAGTTTCCAAAGCGTCCCAACTATTGGGATACCCTTGAAGGTAAACCCTTGTTGCAGAGACTTTGGGCTGGGACTCATTTGCAGGAAGACAAAGACAGTCTCCATATAAAACCCCAGCTGTTTTTAGGCTGTAACAGCTTTGCAGACTATGAGATCGGCAGGGTATTGGATGCCGTGAAGGAGAAACTGCCAGACGCCATGGTGGTCTTTACCAGTGACCATGGGGAAGCCCTTGGAGCCCATTCCCTCTCGCTTAAGGGTCCGTCAGTCTACGAGGAGATTTCCCATATTCCCCTCATTATCAAGGGAGGAGCTTATGCGCTGAGCCCTGCGGGTACCAATTATGCGCATGTAGCAACCCATATCGACCTGGTTCCAACGTTTCTTGATTATTTTCAGATTCCCCAGCCACCGGTATTAAGCGGGGTGTCGATGCGGGCGATTATAGAGAATCCCTTTGGAAAACCCCTGCACCAGACGGTATTCAGTGAATTTCACCGGTATGAGATCGACCACGATGGTTTTGGAGGCTTACAGTTCATGAGGGCTGCCATTACCGATGACTATAAAATGGCAATACACCTTCTTGATGATACTGATGAACTGTATGATGTAAAACAGGACCCATACGAGATGAAGAACCTCATCGATGAAGAATCGTACAAACAGGTCAGAGATGAGTTGCATCGAGAAATATTACAATGGATGAACGATACCCGTGACCCCTATCGTGGGTACCAATGGAAATGCAGGCCTTGGAATAAGAAAGAAGTCACCCCTGATTGGGAATGTGATGGATATACGCGACAGCGTCCAAGCGCTCCCGGTGAGCTCAAACAACTGGATTATGATACAGGTAGTGAGATTTCAGAAAATGTCCGGCAAAAAAAGAAAGCAAGCAATGTGGTGGGAACAATATGA
- a CDS encoding carbohydrate ABC transporter permease, with the protein MKKGTQTLSDNGYSFVLTLPAAILTIAFIIVPIIQSLYMSFLKYGVKNIISGKPGLWNNFDNYIRLFKTGQIPSATWHTLWFVLLVILFQFILGMALALVLNTDFKGSRLASSIMLTPWVVPTVISGLIWMWLFQPQYGLVKFLVSFFSGGTVKDFAVLNNPQTALGGIAIAALWKQIPLMTLLLLAGLRNVPSDMLEAATIDGAGPVRRFFSIILPFLSPVIKIAVSMSIIENFKQFPLFWTMTGGGPNGSTTNFAILSYREAFVSMNLGSGAAVTTIWMLLMIFVVGFYQKIFRVQDMA; encoded by the coding sequence ATGAAAAAAGGAACACAGACACTCTCGGACAACGGGTATTCGTTCGTCTTGACCCTACCTGCGGCTATACTTACCATAGCTTTTATTATTGTACCTATCATTCAGTCGTTGTATATGAGTTTTCTCAAGTATGGTGTCAAGAACATTATTAGCGGAAAGCCTGGGCTCTGGAATAATTTTGATAATTACATCCGGCTTTTCAAGACGGGGCAAATACCTTCTGCAACTTGGCATACGCTCTGGTTTGTCTTGCTAGTCATCCTTTTTCAATTCATACTCGGGATGGCTTTGGCTCTGGTTCTCAATACCGATTTTAAAGGTTCCAGACTTGCCAGTTCCATCATGTTGACTCCTTGGGTAGTCCCGACGGTTATCTCCGGTCTGATCTGGATGTGGCTCTTCCAGCCCCAGTATGGGTTGGTTAAGTTCCTTGTTTCATTCTTTTCTGGAGGAACTGTCAAGGATTTTGCAGTACTGAACAATCCTCAAACCGCCTTGGGTGGCATTGCCATCGCAGCACTCTGGAAACAGATTCCCCTGATGACGCTTTTATTGCTCGCAGGGCTCAGAAATGTCCCTTCTGATATGCTGGAGGCTGCAACCATCGATGGAGCAGGTCCGGTACGCCGTTTTTTCTCTATTATTCTTCCGTTCCTCTCCCCTGTAATCAAAATTGCCGTATCGATGTCAATCATCGAGAATTTTAAACAATTTCCCTTGTTCTGGACCATGACCGGAGGTGGCCCGAACGGGTCGACCACCAATTTTGCTATTCTCAGTTATCGGGAGGCCTTCGTATCCATGAATCTTGGGTCCGGCGCCGCAGTTACCACCATTTGGATGTTGCTGATGATTTTTGTAGTAGGGTTCTACCAGAAAATCTTCCGTGTCCAGGATATGGCTTAG